One part of the Paenibacillus silvisoli genome encodes these proteins:
- the fliW gene encoding flagellar assembly protein FliW → MLDGKVFKLNGSLLGFEDCNEFRISLVEGNKQFAHFQSVEQEYVAFLVVSPFAFYPDYWLDLDECDKHLLKISSGEEVSVLSIVTIADSFADSTINLLAPIVLNTRSGLGKQIVLPPKSNYSTKEALLKFVPLESGE, encoded by the coding sequence ATGTTAGATGGGAAAGTGTTCAAATTAAACGGCAGTTTACTTGGATTCGAGGACTGTAACGAGTTCAGAATCAGCTTAGTAGAGGGCAATAAACAGTTCGCTCATTTTCAAAGTGTCGAACAGGAATACGTTGCTTTTCTAGTGGTATCCCCGTTCGCGTTTTATCCCGATTATTGGCTTGATCTTGACGAATGCGACAAGCATCTTCTAAAGATTTCTTCGGGGGAAGAGGTAAGCGTGCTTTCGATTGTAACGATTGCGGATTCATTCGCGGACTCCACCATTAATTTACTGGCTCCAATTGTATTGAATACGAGAAGTGGGTTGGGCAAGCAGATCGTGCTCCCGCCCAAAAGTAATTACAGTACGAAGGAAGCGCTCCTCAAATTCGTTCCATTGGAAAGCGGTGAATAA
- a CDS encoding DUF6470 family protein gives MEFPRLLIHQTSARIGIQTNPAMLEYQTQPGGFSMQQPMASIDIESPPGELSVDSTEALKALGKGPHLAWMNSIYSQIPSLFLQGLAKTVEEGNRMAQLTNPRNPFAELAASSFQSGNQINYLGEASIDNVRVRYQAHKPIINIEAQKPQIDYTPFKTEFTYTRGSVEVYLTQRNSVEFHVGEYDQYI, from the coding sequence TTGGAATTTCCACGTCTGTTGATTCATCAAACAAGCGCACGGATCGGCATTCAGACGAATCCGGCTATGCTGGAGTATCAAACACAGCCAGGTGGATTTTCCATGCAGCAGCCGATGGCGAGTATCGACATCGAATCGCCGCCAGGCGAGCTGAGTGTGGACTCTACAGAGGCCCTCAAAGCTTTGGGCAAAGGTCCCCATCTTGCATGGATGAACTCCATCTACAGCCAGATTCCTAGTCTATTTCTACAAGGACTTGCAAAGACCGTCGAAGAAGGTAATCGCATGGCACAGCTGACGAACCCGAGGAACCCGTTTGCCGAGCTGGCCGCAAGCAGTTTTCAGAGCGGGAATCAAATCAATTACTTAGGGGAAGCTTCCATAGACAATGTAAGGGTACGCTACCAGGCGCATAAACCGATCATTAACATTGAAGCGCAGAAGCCGCAGATTGACTACACCCCGTTTAAGACGGAGTTTACGTACACACGCGGATCGGTCGAAGTCTACTTAACTCAGCGAAACTCCGTTGAGTTTCATGTTGGCGAGTACGATCAATACATATAA
- the flgL gene encoding flagellar hook-associated protein FlgL: protein MSLRITQGMMHAQLLRNVNNNLNRMDRNQNVLATGMKIQNPSDDPVGITYALRYRSEISNNEQYQKNIDSAKSFVDHTDTVLSQLTDILQRANELTIQGLTGTNPQSAMDSIALEMGQLYEQTVSIGNDRFNGKSIFNGQFTDIDPYTSAGAANEQADKQKINYTFAAGVTIPINVTGEEVFGSPDPLVPTDPDATTDNLFSVLKGLQNAFSAGDQEKADTLLGQLKSRMDKILNVRAEVGARSNRIDLMDSRIKDLTLNLTDLDSKVEDADMAETITKLKQDENIYQASLSIGAKIIQPSLLDYLR from the coding sequence TTGTCTTTACGGATTACACAAGGGATGATGCATGCCCAGCTGCTTAGAAACGTCAATAATAACTTGAACCGGATGGACAGAAATCAAAATGTACTAGCAACGGGGATGAAAATTCAAAACCCGTCCGACGATCCGGTCGGCATTACGTATGCCTTACGCTACCGCAGCGAGATTTCCAACAACGAGCAATATCAAAAAAATATCGATTCCGCAAAATCCTTCGTCGATCACACCGATACGGTTTTGTCGCAATTGACGGATATTTTGCAGCGCGCCAATGAATTGACGATTCAAGGACTGACGGGTACGAATCCTCAGTCGGCAATGGATTCGATCGCTCTGGAAATGGGACAATTATATGAGCAAACTGTATCGATCGGCAATGACCGCTTTAACGGGAAATCGATTTTTAATGGTCAGTTTACCGATATCGATCCCTATACTTCGGCAGGAGCGGCTAACGAACAGGCGGATAAGCAGAAGATTAACTACACTTTTGCGGCAGGCGTAACGATTCCGATCAATGTGACGGGCGAAGAGGTATTCGGTTCACCGGATCCTCTTGTACCTACAGATCCGGATGCGACAACGGATAACCTGTTCTCGGTTTTGAAAGGGCTGCAAAATGCATTTTCCGCAGGGGATCAAGAAAAGGCGGATACGCTGCTTGGCCAATTGAAGAGCAGGATGGATAAGATTTTAAATGTTCGCGCGGAAGTCGGGGCTAGATCGAACCGGATTGATTTGATGGACAGCCGAATCAAGGATTTAACGCTAAATCTGACCGATTTGGATTCCAAGGTCGAGGACGCCGATATGGCGGAGACGATCACGAAATTGAAGCAGGATGAGAACATCTACCAAGCCTCGTTGTCCATCGGAGCGAAGATTATACAGCCTAGCTTGTTGGATTACCTAAGATAG
- the flgK gene encoding flagellar hook-associated protein FlgK, whose product MSSTFHGIETAKRSLFTQTAALNTTGHNIANANTAGYSRQVVSMTASRPMEYPGLSRSVAPGQLGTGVEFTSITRIRQSYLDDQFRNESKSLGGWEIQTDTLSKLESIMNEPSESGIRTVLDNFWKSWSDLSKDPESVTSRKIVRENAIALTDAFNQTSRQLSDLSADLTNNIQVKVDEINSITQTIANLNSEIQRVEGLGDDANDLRDQRDLLTDDLSKIVNITVLNTAQGYNISIGGIELTAGGATTKITYDTLDEAFGNGDGTGDLKNGEVFGMFFSKEKYIADYQKQLDVLANTVANGDVTITIPAGSILPEGTTLRDENGNDIQFAGPARELTKDIKVIVNGLNGLHKLGYTFSTPAKNGEDFFTSGSGEITASSIRLNANIAADASLIATSLRTSGTGQNETAVKGNNTLAVLMFALKDNKFSFSSTGNGVTSGSIDDFYRSVVGQLGVQSQEAMRQLNNQQVLVEQVESRRQSISGVSIDEEMSNMIKYQHAYGAASRFMTAYDEMLEKLINGTGTVGR is encoded by the coding sequence ATGAGTTCTACTTTCCACGGAATAGAGACGGCCAAGAGAAGTCTGTTTACGCAAACCGCCGCATTGAACACAACCGGACACAATATCGCTAATGCCAATACGGCAGGGTATTCCAGACAAGTCGTTAGTATGACGGCTTCGAGGCCGATGGAGTATCCGGGTCTGAGTAGATCTGTCGCACCTGGCCAATTGGGAACAGGGGTGGAGTTTACGTCCATTACCCGAATTCGGCAATCCTACTTGGACGATCAATTCCGCAATGAAAGCAAGTCTCTTGGTGGCTGGGAGATCCAGACGGACACGCTTAGCAAGCTTGAAAGCATCATGAACGAGCCATCAGAATCAGGCATTCGAACCGTGCTGGATAACTTCTGGAAATCTTGGTCGGATTTAAGCAAAGATCCAGAAAGCGTAACGTCCCGTAAAATCGTTCGCGAGAACGCCATTGCGCTGACGGACGCGTTTAATCAAACAAGCAGGCAGCTAAGCGATCTTAGCGCGGACTTGACCAACAATATTCAAGTCAAAGTGGATGAGATCAATTCCATAACACAAACGATTGCCAATCTGAATTCAGAAATTCAAAGAGTTGAAGGATTGGGCGACGACGCCAACGATTTGAGAGACCAGCGGGATTTGTTGACCGACGATTTGTCGAAAATCGTCAATATTACCGTACTGAACACAGCACAAGGCTACAATATATCCATCGGCGGCATTGAATTGACGGCAGGCGGCGCCACGACGAAGATCACTTATGACACGCTGGATGAAGCGTTCGGCAACGGTGACGGAACAGGGGACTTGAAGAACGGCGAAGTGTTCGGCATGTTCTTTTCGAAAGAGAAATACATTGCGGATTATCAGAAGCAGCTCGATGTGCTGGCGAATACGGTAGCCAACGGTGATGTGACTATTACTATCCCCGCCGGCTCGATTCTTCCGGAAGGTACTACGTTGCGCGACGAGAATGGAAATGATATTCAGTTTGCGGGTCCGGCCCGAGAGCTGACCAAGGACATTAAAGTCATTGTAAACGGTCTTAACGGATTACATAAGTTGGGATACACGTTCAGTACGCCAGCAAAGAACGGAGAAGATTTCTTCACTTCCGGATCTGGAGAGATTACCGCATCAAGCATTAGATTGAATGCCAACATCGCGGCGGATGCGAGCCTCATCGCGACCTCCTTGAGGACAAGCGGCACTGGACAGAACGAAACCGCGGTGAAGGGCAATAATACGCTGGCCGTTCTGATGTTTGCCCTGAAAGACAATAAATTCTCTTTTAGTTCCACGGGAAATGGCGTGACAAGCGGCAGTATCGATGACTTTTACAGATCCGTCGTCGGCCAGCTTGGCGTGCAAAGCCAAGAAGCGATGCGACAACTGAATAACCAGCAGGTGCTGGTCGAACAAGTGGAATCCCGGCGTCAATCAATAAGCGGCGTGTCGATCGACGAAGAAATGTCGAATATGATTAAGTATCAACATGCCTACGGCGCCGCATCGCGGTTTATGACCGCTTATGACGAAATGCTGGAGAAGCTGATCAACGGTACGGGCACAGTAGGACGCTAA
- a CDS encoding flagellar protein FlgN, producing MTVDLIITTLEQQADAYRQLLELAKEKTPYLVHNQVEQLNVVLQKERKLLKTTEELEQLRMKLSGNYFASIGMLRYKGGKISELIRTVTSSQDKKRLIDLHAELIASLDELQRASQLNQQLIEQSLKFIDYSIDLMVEDPSEGMTYQNPRHLVYGTKRNGLFDTRG from the coding sequence GTGACGGTAGATTTAATTATTACGACACTCGAGCAGCAAGCCGACGCATATCGCCAGCTGCTGGAGCTCGCTAAAGAGAAGACGCCTTATCTTGTCCATAACCAGGTGGAACAATTGAACGTAGTGCTGCAGAAAGAGCGCAAGCTGTTGAAGACGACGGAAGAGCTTGAGCAACTGCGGATGAAGCTGTCTGGCAATTATTTCGCGAGCATCGGTATGCTCCGCTATAAAGGCGGTAAGATCAGTGAACTGATCCGAACCGTTACATCGTCTCAAGACAAGAAGAGACTGATTGATTTACATGCTGAATTAATAGCGTCGTTGGATGAGTTGCAGAGGGCCAGTCAGCTGAATCAGCAGCTTATTGAGCAGTCGCTTAAGTTTATCGACTACTCCATTGATTTAATGGTGGAGGACCCGAGCGAAGGTATGACATACCAGAACCCACGCCATCTGGTATACGGAACGAAAAGAAACGGCTTATTTGATACAAGAGGATAG
- the flgM gene encoding flagellar biosynthesis anti-sigma factor FlgM codes for MKINQSHRINAVNPYQKQNEQQTSEIGRKRKTDKVQISAEAQEMLSSSRVNNADRSKLIEDLKQSVSAGTYHVESGKIAEKLLPFLKN; via the coding sequence ATGAAGATCAATCAATCTCATCGGATAAACGCAGTGAATCCGTACCAGAAGCAGAACGAACAGCAGACTAGTGAGATCGGCCGCAAACGGAAAACCGACAAGGTGCAAATTTCGGCTGAGGCGCAGGAGATGCTCTCGTCCAGCCGGGTTAATAATGCCGACCGCTCCAAGCTGATCGAAGACCTTAAGCAGTCCGTCAGCGCCGGAACATACCATGTGGAGTCAGGGAAGATTGCAGAGAAGCTGCTTCCATTTCTTAAAAATTAA
- a CDS encoding flagellar protein, with amino-acid sequence MDLGNCPRCGKLYAKNFREVCPNCIKAIDNEYSLCSDYLRKNKGATITELSDETGVAIKQITKFIREGRISLIGAPNLMYPCEMCGVLIRDNTKCEGCRAKLLKEVNKAISATADTASKMDDKGPASAASVYRNLERNRD; translated from the coding sequence ATGGATCTTGGAAATTGTCCTCGCTGCGGGAAATTGTACGCCAAGAACTTTCGCGAAGTTTGCCCAAATTGCATTAAAGCTATCGATAACGAGTATTCGCTTTGCTCGGACTATCTTCGTAAAAATAAAGGCGCCACCATTACCGAGCTTTCGGACGAGACAGGCGTTGCGATCAAGCAAATTACGAAGTTCATCCGCGAAGGCCGAATCTCGCTTATCGGAGCTCCTAACTTGATGTACCCATGCGAGATGTGCGGTGTCCTTATCCGGGATAATACTAAATGCGAAGGCTGCCGGGCAAAGCTGCTCAAGGAGGTCAATAAAGCGATCTCAGCTACGGCGGACACCGCGTCTAAAATGGATGACAAAGGACCTGCATCGGCTGCTTCCGTCTACCGTAATCTGGAGCGCAACCGGGATTGA
- a CDS encoding ComF family protein has translation MLGEILARAYHGMVAELPLPNQIHALIPVPVSEERLQERGFNQAEQLASYLARSERLGLYDILRRTRHSDKQSLKTRGARLRGTERLFEADLRATAAMLGAVKADALSEIRLILIDDIYTTGSTANSCAQTLTEAFKTLAPQMAVQLYALTLARS, from the coding sequence TTGCTAGGGGAAATATTAGCTCGCGCATATCACGGCATGGTAGCTGAGCTGCCCTTGCCAAATCAAATTCACGCTCTCATTCCCGTCCCTGTCAGCGAGGAACGGCTGCAAGAGCGCGGATTCAATCAGGCTGAGCAGCTCGCATCCTATCTGGCAAGGAGCGAACGGCTGGGGCTTTATGACATTTTGCGCCGCACCCGACACAGCGACAAACAAAGCCTGAAAACAAGAGGTGCCCGTCTCAGGGGAACCGAGCGGCTGTTCGAGGCCGATCTGCGAGCCACTGCCGCTATGCTGGGAGCTGTAAAGGCTGACGCTCTATCAGAAATCAGGTTGATTTTAATCGATGACATCTATACCACCGGCAGCACGGCCAACTCCTGCGCTCAAACTTTAACCGAGGCTTTCAAGACGCTGGCTCCGCAAATGGCTGTCCAATTGTACGCTCTCACGCTAGCACGTTCTTAA
- a CDS encoding helicase-related protein, with product MGQAAFGVAQQVVRASELREEAHVLAERARRAAALLQGRALLGSEALALLEAAGAAVPAGAAAPWSAATPALQLAALLGRLRLGGAVAPEPQPRLLRWLRRLGARPRPRLRCQRCGSGTARMRRTACAACGSACAYCEACLTMGRSRECGLLILGMPSSGAAGAQPVPASPATSARTAPPATSAPPAPSASTASSVTTASPAPSAATPAPSWGLSPAQSAATTAALNFMAAGPANSKAPRKFLLWAVTGAGKTEMIFPLIEACLKHGGKALIATPRRDVVLELDPRIRRAFPANAVVTLYRGSEQRWEQGEITLATTHQLFRFHQGFDLVIIDEIDAFPYHNDAMLHYAADKVCKPGSVNILLSATPPAELRRAATLGRLAHVRVPVRFHRHPLPVPVQRQIPSVRKMLDKRILPGELLKSLRRSLNRGAQLFVFVQQIRDVEPLVERLRRAFPETTIDGTSSKDPDRSNKVTRFRDRSIRMLVTTTILERGVTIPMSDVFILDADGKLFDDASLIQMAGRAGRSKDDPAGAVYFFGSARTHSQHSAIRQIKSMNRIARRKGYLC from the coding sequence ATGGGGCAGGCTGCGTTTGGGGTTGCGCAGCAGGTGGTTCGCGCTTCCGAGCTCCGCGAGGAAGCGCATGTGCTCGCGGAGCGTGCTCGCCGCGCCGCTGCGCTCTTGCAGGGACGAGCGCTGCTCGGCAGCGAAGCGCTCGCCCTGCTCGAGGCCGCGGGCGCGGCCGTGCCGGCCGGCGCAGCGGCGCCTTGGAGCGCGGCGACACCCGCGCTCCAGCTGGCCGCGCTGCTCGGCCGGCTGCGACTGGGCGGCGCAGTCGCCCCGGAGCCGCAGCCACGGCTGCTCCGGTGGCTGCGGCGGCTTGGCGCGAGGCCGCGCCCGCGGCTCCGCTGCCAGCGCTGCGGCAGCGGCACGGCGCGCATGCGCCGGACGGCATGCGCCGCGTGCGGCAGCGCATGCGCGTACTGCGAGGCATGCCTCACGATGGGCCGCAGCCGCGAATGCGGGCTGCTCATCCTCGGCATGCCGAGCAGCGGCGCAGCCGGCGCGCAGCCAGTCCCTGCCTCACCCGCGACTAGCGCCAGAACCGCTCCACCCGCGACTAGCGCCCCACCCGCGCCAAGCGCCTCAACCGCGTCAAGCGTCACAACCGCCTCACCCGCGCCAAGCGCCGCAACTCCCGCCCCCTCCTGGGGCCTCAGCCCCGCCCAGTCCGCGGCCACCACGGCCGCCCTTAACTTTATGGCCGCCGGCCCCGCAAACTCCAAAGCGCCGCGCAAATTCCTGCTTTGGGCAGTGACCGGAGCGGGAAAGACCGAAATGATTTTCCCGCTGATAGAAGCCTGTCTGAAGCACGGGGGCAAGGCGCTGATCGCAACGCCGCGCAGGGACGTCGTGCTGGAGCTGGATCCGCGCATCCGCCGGGCGTTCCCTGCCAATGCCGTCGTCACTTTATACAGAGGCAGCGAACAACGCTGGGAGCAAGGCGAAATCACACTGGCGACGACGCATCAGCTATTCCGCTTTCATCAGGGCTTCGATCTGGTCATTATCGATGAAATCGACGCGTTTCCCTATCATAACGACGCCATGCTGCATTATGCGGCAGACAAGGTATGCAAGCCGGGCAGCGTCAATATCCTGCTGTCCGCAACGCCGCCGGCAGAGCTCCGTAGAGCAGCAACACTAGGGCGGTTGGCGCATGTCCGGGTGCCGGTTCGATTTCATCGACATCCTCTCCCGGTACCGGTACAGCGTCAAATCCCATCTGTCCGAAAAATGTTGGACAAGCGTATTCTCCCAGGCGAACTCCTGAAATCGTTAAGGCGATCTTTAAACCGGGGCGCGCAGCTATTTGTGTTTGTCCAGCAAATCCGTGATGTCGAACCGCTTGTCGAACGCTTGCGTCGCGCCTTTCCAGAAACAACGATCGATGGTACGTCGTCCAAGGACCCTGATCGAAGCAATAAAGTCACCAGGTTTCGGGACAGGAGCATTCGCATGCTAGTGACGACCACCATTCTTGAACGCGGAGTCACGATACCGATGAGCGATGTGTTCATTCTGGATGCCGACGGCAAACTGTTCGATGACGCATCGCTCATTCAGATGGCGGGAAGAGCTGGGCGATCAAAGGATGATCCGGCCGGAGCGGTATACTTTTTCGGCTCAGCCCGTACGCACTCCCAACACTCGGCCATCCGGCAGATTAAAAGCATGAACCGAATCGCCCGTCGTAAAGGGTACTTGTGCTAA
- a CDS encoding anti-sigma factor, which produces MKHRDERFWRGYAQGTIGEPERLEAEEHLAACGDCLELYMGLLMDVEEIEPLGSDAAEAVTARVMSAIAELEPIVWDEGSQVPPPSAETARRLPAKRNSRKQTMIHYLIAVCIMLVLMSAGVFQRITEQPLQWEEHQTSKRESVSTSIMERTAAVIDAIVEKPKK; this is translated from the coding sequence ATGAAGCATCGGGATGAACGGTTTTGGCGCGGTTATGCGCAAGGAACGATCGGCGAGCCGGAGCGGTTGGAGGCGGAGGAGCATCTAGCCGCGTGCGGCGACTGTTTGGAGCTGTATATGGGGCTGCTAATGGATGTGGAAGAGATTGAGCCGCTGGGCAGCGATGCGGCGGAAGCCGTTACGGCGCGCGTCATGTCGGCTATTGCGGAATTGGAGCCGATTGTTTGGGATGAAGGCAGCCAAGTGCCTCCTCCTTCCGCAGAGACCGCGAGACGACTGCCGGCGAAACGGAACAGCCGCAAGCAAACGATGATCCATTATTTGATCGCGGTTTGCATCATGCTCGTGCTCATGTCGGCGGGGGTGTTCCAGCGGATTACGGAGCAGCCGTTGCAGTGGGAGGAGCATCAAACGAGCAAGCGGGAATCGGTTTCGACCTCCATCATGGAGCGGACCGCGGCGGTCATCGACGCCATTGTCGAGAAGCCGAAAAAATAG
- a CDS encoding RNA polymerase sigma factor — MQRGGREIRDETLIAQIKQGNREAYGELVALYRDELYRLIWSVLRDSGDAEDTLQETFVRIYLSLPGYRGDGFKTWAARIAMNLAIDCRRRNTRKEALLQRAGQEAMSQGDAGAQARSKAVSSERYGAGPLTETAAAAGHAPPAEIEALRQERARRVRALVSTLPEGYRRIVRSYFLEDRPQKEIAELEQLQVKSVESKLYRARQWMRKHWKEEDLE; from the coding sequence TTGCAGAGGGGAGGGAGAGAGATTCGGGACGAAACGTTAATTGCACAGATTAAACAGGGAAATCGCGAGGCGTACGGGGAACTGGTCGCCTTGTACCGGGATGAGCTGTACCGGCTCATATGGAGCGTGCTGCGCGACTCGGGCGATGCGGAGGATACGCTGCAGGAGACGTTCGTGCGCATCTATCTCTCCCTTCCGGGCTACCGCGGGGATGGCTTCAAAACCTGGGCCGCGCGCATCGCCATGAATCTCGCGATCGACTGCCGCAGGCGGAATACCCGCAAGGAGGCGCTGCTGCAGCGCGCCGGCCAAGAGGCGATGTCGCAAGGCGATGCGGGAGCGCAGGCTAGGAGCAAAGCGGTAAGCTCCGAGCGTTACGGCGCGGGGCCGCTAACGGAAACGGCCGCTGCCGCAGGCCATGCGCCTCCGGCCGAAATCGAGGCGCTCCGCCAGGAACGCGCGCGGCGCGTGCGAGCGCTAGTCAGTACCCTTCCGGAGGGGTATCGGCGCATCGTGCGTTCTTATTTTCTGGAGGATCGGCCGCAGAAGGAAATCGCCGAGCTGGAGCAGCTGCAGGTGAAAAGCGTGGAATCGAAGCTTTACCGGGCGAGACAATGGATGCGCAAGCATTGGAAGGAGGAGGATTTGGAATGA
- a CDS encoding response regulator transcription factor has product MDVKPANGKRKIRVLIADDHQLFREGLKRILNMEDDLEVIGECNDGIQVLEFCNENKPEIVLMDINMPVENGVVATERLRDIFPEVKVIILSIHDDESYVFETLRKGASGYLLKDMEAEALANAIRSVVNGYAYIHPKVTGKLINQLRRMTYLDEIGATSGAAATREAGVKFIPSENNPLTRREAEVLRLMAEGKSNKMIGEFLFISEKTVKNHVSSILQKMEVDDRTQAVINSIKFGWVTL; this is encoded by the coding sequence ATGGACGTAAAACCAGCAAACGGCAAGCGAAAGATCAGAGTACTCATCGCTGACGATCATCAGCTATTCCGCGAAGGACTCAAGCGGATACTTAACATGGAAGATGATCTTGAGGTCATCGGAGAGTGCAACGACGGAATTCAGGTATTGGAATTCTGTAACGAGAACAAACCGGAAATTGTCCTCATGGATATTAACATGCCGGTGGAAAACGGGGTTGTGGCGACGGAGCGTCTGCGCGATATTTTCCCGGAGGTCAAAGTTATCATTCTATCGATTCATGACGATGAAAGCTATGTGTTCGAAACGCTGCGCAAAGGGGCAAGCGGCTACCTGCTGAAAGACATGGAGGCGGAGGCGCTGGCGAATGCCATTCGTTCGGTCGTTAACGGCTACGCTTACATACATCCGAAAGTAACGGGCAAGCTGATCAACCAGCTGCGCCGCATGACTTACCTCGACGAGATCGGCGCAACGTCCGGCGCGGCGGCAACGCGCGAAGCCGGCGTGAAGTTCATCCCGAGCGAGAACAACCCGCTGACGCGCCGCGAGGCAGAGGTGCTTCGTCTCATGGCCGAAGGCAAGAGCAACAAAATGATCGGCGAGTTCCTGTTCATCAGCGAGAAGACGGTCAAAAACCATGTCAGCAGCATTTTGCAAAAGATGGAAGTGGACGATCGCACGCAAGCGGTAATCAATTCGATCAAATTCGGATGGGTTACGCTTTAA
- a CDS encoding sensor histidine kinase, with product MDYRINDIDRVIKNAVSVMEDSKYQIFEICESARKEMFSLGQELNQVLAEAAAIIDKVDQLELDYRRARIRLTEVSRDFVRYKEEDIKAAYEKATQLQLDLMVFREKETYLKARRDDLQKRVRNVEKSIERAESIASQINVVLEYLAGDLNQVTRILESAKNRQQIGLKIILAQEEERKRIAREIHDGPAQSLANIVLRTEIAERMLVKQEFQIVQEELIDLKSQVRSGIEEIRKIIFNLRPMALDDLGLVPTLRKYIQDYEEKSKIRTMFETVGKEIRLPSAMEAGIYRLVQEAFSNAFKHADPSFVILEITYQAQMVKIVVKDNGVGFHVDQMESRVKNSTHFGLIGMRERVELLEGRMEIESTVGQGTKVTIHIPINSESRKE from the coding sequence GTGGATTACCGCATAAACGACATCGACCGCGTGATCAAAAACGCGGTTTCGGTGATGGAGGACAGCAAATATCAGATTTTCGAAATTTGCGAGTCTGCGCGTAAAGAAATGTTCTCTCTCGGTCAGGAACTTAACCAGGTGCTTGCTGAAGCTGCGGCCATCATCGATAAAGTCGATCAGCTGGAGCTGGATTACCGCCGGGCGCGGATCCGCTTGACGGAAGTAAGCCGCGATTTTGTCCGTTATAAAGAAGAGGACATTAAAGCGGCTTACGAGAAAGCGACGCAGCTTCAGCTCGATCTCATGGTGTTCCGGGAGAAAGAGACGTATTTGAAGGCCCGCCGGGACGATTTGCAGAAGAGGGTCCGGAACGTAGAAAAATCCATTGAGCGCGCGGAGTCGATTGCCTCGCAAATCAACGTGGTGCTGGAGTATCTGGCCGGCGACTTGAACCAGGTGACCCGCATTTTGGAATCGGCCAAGAACAGGCAGCAAATAGGCCTAAAGATTATTTTGGCCCAGGAAGAAGAGCGCAAACGGATTGCTAGAGAGATTCACGACGGTCCTGCTCAGTCCCTAGCGAACATAGTGCTTAGGACGGAAATTGCCGAAAGAATGCTGGTGAAGCAGGAATTTCAAATTGTGCAGGAAGAATTAATAGATTTGAAGAGTCAGGTGCGATCCGGAATCGAGGAAATTCGCAAAATCATTTTCAATCTACGACCTATGGCCTTGGATGATTTGGGACTTGTACCTACCCTGCGTAAATATATTCAGGATTATGAAGAAAAAAGCAAAATTCGGACGATGTTCGAAACCGTCGGCAAAGAGATCCGGCTGCCATCGGCGATGGAGGCGGGCATTTACCGGCTGGTTCAGGAAGCGTTCAGCAATGCGTTCAAGCATGCCGATCCATCCTTTGTTATTTTGGAGATCACGTATCAAGCTCAAATGGTCAAAATTGTCGTAAAAGATAACGGTGTCGGTTTTCATGTGGATCAAATGGAATCCCGTGTCAAAAACAGCACGCACTTTGGACTCATTGGAATGCGGGAACGCGTGGAGCTGCTCGAAGGAAGGATGGAGATCGAATCAACGGTCGGCCAAGGCACGAAAGTGACCATTCATATTCCCATTAATTCGGAATCGAGGAAGGAGTAA